One window of Penaeus chinensis breed Huanghai No. 1 chromosome 1, ASM1920278v2, whole genome shotgun sequence genomic DNA carries:
- the LOC125045471 gene encoding uncharacterized protein LOC125045471: MLYELPPVEVHSCDQNHPCQNRCFEEFELLSGGGDLDFVGSTNATVGEVLCEAAGMAVDSEYVYAYSELCDGPWEWTGDVTQQPLCCTDAAEYVPCETGTTMYV; encoded by the exons ATGCTGTATGAGCTTCCCCCTGTGGAAGTGCACAG CTGCGACCAGAACCATCCTTGCCAGAACCGCTGCTTCGAGGAGTTCGAACTGCTGTCTGGAGGCGGCGACTTGGATTTCGTCGGTTCCACCAACGCGACTGTTGGCGAGGTCTTGTGCGAAGCGGCTGGAATGGCCGTCGATAGCGAATAC GTGTACGCCTATTCAGAGCTCTGCGACGGCCCCTGGGAGTGGACTGGCGACGTGACTCAGCAGCCCCTCTGCTGCACCGACGCGGCTGAGTACGTTCCCTGCGAGACGGGGACAACAATGTATGTGTAA